In Phycisphaerae bacterium, one genomic interval encodes:
- a CDS encoding 8-oxoguanine deaminase translates to MTQILLHDATIITPDAPTGDLTAAPTPVVAVRVLYHHSLVLAGGRVTELGPSRDFEARRQAGAFATVVPGTRRAIVPGLVNTHHHLYQSLTRCLPAAQNVPLFDWLRVLYTHWRQVDYRAVHLAAQVSIAELLLHGCTATSDHFYLFPPQSDVRLEAVLAAAAELGIRMHVCRGSMSLGQSRGGLPPDDCVERDADVLADCERVLDAYHDPAPYALRRIDLAPCSPFNVTRELLRDTRALARARGVLLHTHLAETLDEQAYCLDRFGCRPVQYLADLDWLGPDVYLAHCVWLDDAELELLARTRTAVSLCPTSNLRLGSGLPRLADLRARGVRLGLGVDGSSSNDGGNLLAEAKQALLVGRMPPVLTQSSAPWLSAAEALWLATRGGAACLHRAELGHLHPGAAADLAMFNLDDVALAGAAAHDPLAALVLCAAPRAERVYVAGRAVVQDGRIAALDERALAAEFNALVATRFAAAGRGGRGPAA, encoded by the coding sequence GTGACCCAGATACTCCTGCATGACGCCACCATCATCACGCCCGACGCGCCCACCGGCGACCTGACCGCCGCGCCGACGCCCGTCGTTGCGGTCCGCGTGCTGTATCATCACAGCCTCGTGCTCGCGGGCGGACGCGTCACCGAGTTGGGCCCCAGCCGCGATTTCGAGGCCCGCCGGCAGGCCGGCGCATTCGCCACTGTCGTCCCGGGCACACGGCGTGCCATCGTCCCCGGCCTCGTCAATACGCACCACCACCTGTACCAGTCGCTGACGCGTTGCCTCCCGGCGGCGCAGAACGTGCCGTTGTTTGACTGGCTCCGCGTTCTGTACACGCACTGGCGCCAAGTCGACTACCGCGCCGTCCACCTGGCCGCCCAGGTCAGCATCGCGGAGCTGCTGCTCCACGGCTGCACGGCCACGAGCGACCATTTCTACCTGTTCCCGCCGCAAAGCGACGTGCGGCTGGAAGCCGTGCTCGCCGCCGCCGCGGAACTCGGCATCCGCATGCACGTCTGTCGTGGCAGCATGAGCCTCGGCCAAAGCCGGGGCGGGCTGCCGCCGGACGACTGCGTGGAGCGCGACGCGGACGTGCTCGCGGACTGTGAGCGCGTGCTGGACGCATATCACGATCCGGCGCCCTACGCGCTGCGTCGCATCGACCTGGCACCCTGCTCGCCGTTCAACGTGACGCGCGAGCTGCTGCGCGACACCCGCGCGCTGGCCCGGGCACGCGGCGTCCTGCTGCACACGCACCTCGCCGAGACGCTCGACGAGCAGGCGTACTGCCTGGACCGGTTCGGCTGTCGCCCCGTGCAATATCTCGCCGACCTCGACTGGCTCGGCCCCGACGTCTACCTGGCGCATTGCGTGTGGCTCGACGACGCCGAGCTGGAGCTGCTCGCGCGCACGCGTACCGCGGTGAGCCTGTGTCCGACGTCGAACCTGCGGCTCGGCAGCGGCCTGCCGCGCCTCGCGGACCTGCGCGCCCGCGGCGTGCGCCTCGGCCTGGGAGTCGATGGCAGCAGCAGTAACGACGGCGGCAACCTGCTCGCCGAAGCCAAGCAGGCGCTGCTCGTTGGCCGCATGCCACCGGTGCTGACGCAGTCCAGCGCGCCCTGGCTGTCCGCTGCCGAGGCGCTCTGGCTCGCGACGCGCGGCGGGGCCGCGTGCCTGCACCGGGCCGAACTGGGTCATTTGCACCCGGGCGCCGCCGCGGACCTGGCGATGTTCAACCTGGACGACGTCGCGCTGGCGGGCGCCGCGGCGCACGATCCGCTCGCCGCGCTGGTGCTGTGTGCAGCGCCGCGGGCCGAGCGCGTGTACGTCGCGGGGCGCGCGGTCGTCCAGGACGGACGCATCGCGGCGCTGGACGAGCGGGCGCTTGCGGCGGAATTCAACGCGCTGGTCGCAACCCGGTTCGCGGCAGCCGGGCGCGGGGGGCGCGGCCCGGCCGCTTGA